From the genome of Gemmatimonadaceae bacterium:
GCCCCACGAACACGCCGGGAGCGTACACGCCGTCGACGCCGAGCACGCGATGCAGAACGCTCGCGACGTGTATGCGCGTCGCGGCAAGGTCCAGAGCCTGTGGGTCGTGCCGACCGAATCGATCGTCGCGTCGAGCCCTGGTGACGCGGGCCCCTTCTTTGACCCAGGCAGCGACAAGGCCTATCGCCACCCGCAGTTCTACAAGTCGCCGCGCGGCGTGAAGGTCTTCTGATGACCGTCGAGCCAACGCGCGTGACGGGAGCGCCGACCGACGTCGCGGGGACGGTGCCGCGAGGGCCCACGTCCGGGACGGCGCAGCATCCGCTCTTCGAATACTGCTGCCGTATCGGCGACGACCGGCTCGTGCTGGGACACCGGCTTTCGCAGTGGTGCGGCCACGCGCCGATCCTCGAAGAGGACATCGCGCTCGCCAACTTCGCGCTCGACTTCATTGGGCAGGCGTCTGCCTTCCTTGGCCTGGCGGGCGAAGCCGAGGGCGCAGGGCGGGACGCGGACGCGCTGGCATTCCTGCGCGACGAGTTTCACTTCCGCAACGCACAACTCGTCGAGCTGCCAATCGGCGACTTCGCGTTCACCATCGTCAGGCAGTACCTGTTCGACGCGTTCGACGTCCTGTTCATGGCGCGCCTGGCCAGCTCGCGCCATCCGGTGATGGCGGGGATCGCCGCCAAGGCGCTCAAGGAAGCGACGTATCACGTGCGGCACAGCGCGGCGTGGGTCGTGCGGCTGGGCGACGGTACCGACGAGAGCCGCCAGCGCATGCAGGACGCCGTCGATCGCCTCTGGGCCTTTGCCGGCGAGCTGTTCGAGGGCGACGCGGTGGATGCGACGATGATGGAGCAGGGCATTGGCGTCGACCTGCCCGCGCTGCGTGCGCCGTGGGAACTCGCCGTGCGCGAAACGATGGCTCAGGCAACACTCGTGGTGCCCGCCGATCCGCGCGTCGTAACCGGCGGGCGTCGCGGACGGCATTCGGAGTTCCTTGGCCACATGCTCGCCGAAATGCAGATCCTCCCCCGTTCGCACCCGGGCGCCAGCTGGTAGTCATGGCGGCGCCGCTCACGCGCGAGCAGGTGCTCGCCTGGCTGGACGTGGTGAAGGATCCCGAGATCCCGGTGCTGAGCGTCGTGGAACTCGGCGTGGTGCGCGACGTGATCATCGGCGACGAGAGCGTCATCGTGGAGATCACACCCACGTACTCGGGGTGTCCGGCGATGCACGTGATGGAAGACGAGATTCGCGCGGCACTCGGCGCCCACGGCATCATCGCGCAGGTGCGCCTCGTGTTTCGCGAGCCATGGACCACGGCGTGGATGTCGGACGCCTCGCGCGAGAAGCTGCGCGCGTACGGCATTGCACCGCCGGAGCCCGAAGCGATCGCGGCGCCCGGGCTCGTGGCGCTGCGTCGGCAGCACACCGTCGCTTGTCCACATTGCGGTTCACCGCGAACGGTGCTCAAGAGCGAGTTCGGATCGACGGCGTGCAAGTCGATCCATGTGTGCAGCGACTGTCGACAGCCGTTCGACCATTTCAAGGCGATCTGATCGGCGCCTCAGGGCCCGGACCGTTGGGCGGTGCCCCAACCGTGGGCCGCCGAGTATCGCGGGGTTCGAGCGGAAGCTGGTGGCCACGCGAGACAGGCACCGGGACCGCAAGTGCGCCGAGTACGTGGTCGCAACAGTGCCCAGGTCGTTACGCCATTCGTGCAGGCCGGAAGGCCATCGGTCGTGGCGATCGCGTCGATCGCGATCGGGGTCACGAAGGAGCCATCGACACGCGCGCGTAGGCGGCTTCGACGTCCGCGACTTCCGCGGAACATCGTGCGTCGCTCCAGCCCAGCTCAGACTGGGCGAGTCGCGCGACGTGGGATAACGTGGCGCGTGGGAGCGGCGCCAGGGTCGACAGTCCCGTGCGCCGGAAGACGATGTCGCCCAGCGTGCAGGCCATCTCGTCTCGCACCGCGACGACGATGGCGGCGGCAAACGTGCGAGCGGCGATGACGGCGCCTAACGCTGGCGTGCCTCGGGCGAGCGCGAAGACCCGTTCCGCGTGCGAACCGAGCAGTCGCCGGGTCTCGTCGGCGGCGCGCCGATCGAGCGCGTCGGGCACGAGGGGTCCATCGTCCAGCGACGCACCGGGAAGTGGCGCTGTCGCGGTGTCACACGGACGCGCGGCGATGCCGAGGGATCCGATGACGGCGTCCACGCAACCTTCCGCGAGCGCCCGCGAGGTCGTCCACTTGCCGCCAATGGCTGAATGGAGGCCGGGACGCTCGCGAACGATGTCGGCGCGACGGCTTGCCCGATATGTGCCGCCACGGCGCGGCGCGATCAGCGGCCGCAGGCCGGCGTAGGCCCACCGCACGTCGGCGCGCGTGAGGCGCGCGGCCGGCAAACCGCGGTTGATCGTTCCGAGGAAGTCGTCGATGTCCGTCTCACTCACTCCGACGTCATCGGGGGATCCGTCGTACGGGACGTCCGTCGTGCCGATGAGGGAGTGGTCGCGCCACGGGATCACAAAAAAGTGTCGCCCGCCCACCGGAACGGTGAGCGCGTGCCGACCGGTGATCGCGCGGGTCACGAGGTGGATGCCCTTCGATCGCACCAGTCGTCGCGGCGCGGCGACGCCGAGCCGATCGGCGATGAGGTCGCTCCACGGGCCCGTGGCGTTGACGATGTGCCGGGCACGTATCGTCAGGCGGGTGTGCGTCAGGCGATCGAGCACCTGGAGCTGTTGCGGCGCGTCTCCGGTGAGGCCGACAACCTCTACGTGGTTTGCCACACACGCGCCATGTGCGACGGCATCCATGACGCACCCGAGGGCCGCGCGCTCGGGCGCGAAGGCGTGGCAGTCGTCGTACCGGAGGCCGCCTCGCAGCGGTTGGTCGAGCACCGGCTCGAGGTCGATCAGGTCGCGGGCGGCGACGTGCGACGTGGGTCGCAGGTGACGAGCCGACGCGGGGAGACGGTCGCGATCCCACGACAGACCATCGTACACCGAGAGCGCGAGGCGGTAGGTCCAGTCCTCCCGACGGGTGCGTGTGGGCAGGAGAAAGGTGAGCGGCTGTACCAGGTGCGGCGCCACGTGTTGCCAGGCACGCCGCTCCCGCAGCGATTCACGCACCACGCCGACGTCGAGCGACTGCAGGTAGCGAAGGCCGCCGTGGACCATCTTCGATGTCGCGGCGCTCGTCCCGCACGAGAAGTCGTTGCGCTCGACGAGCGCGACCGTGAGTCCCCGGCGCGCCGCGTCGCGGGCGATGCAGCATCCGGTGATGCCGCCGCCCACGATC
Proteins encoded in this window:
- the paaB gene encoding 1,2-phenylacetyl-CoA epoxidase subunit B translates to MSDTQWPLWEVFTQEGEGAPHEHAGSVHAVDAEHAMQNARDVYARRGKVQSLWVVPTESIVASSPGDAGPFFDPGSDKAYRHPQFYKSPRGVKVF
- the paaC gene encoding phenylacetate-CoA oxygenase subunit PaaC, with product MTVEPTRVTGAPTDVAGTVPRGPTSGTAQHPLFEYCCRIGDDRLVLGHRLSQWCGHAPILEEDIALANFALDFIGQASAFLGLAGEAEGAGRDADALAFLRDEFHFRNAQLVELPIGDFAFTIVRQYLFDAFDVLFMARLASSRHPVMAGIAAKALKEATYHVRHSAAWVVRLGDGTDESRQRMQDAVDRLWAFAGELFEGDAVDATMMEQGIGVDLPALRAPWELAVRETMAQATLVVPADPRVVTGGRRGRHSEFLGHMLAEMQILPRSHPGASW
- the paaJ gene encoding phenylacetate-CoA oxygenase subunit PaaJ, yielding MAAPLTREQVLAWLDVVKDPEIPVLSVVELGVVRDVIIGDESVIVEITPTYSGCPAMHVMEDEIRAALGAHGIIAQVRLVFREPWTTAWMSDASREKLRAYGIAPPEPEAIAAPGLVALRRQHTVACPHCGSPRTVLKSEFGSTACKSIHVCSDCRQPFDHFKAI
- a CDS encoding glycerol-3-phosphate dehydrogenase/oxidase, which codes for MGGGITGCCIARDAARRGLTVALVERNDFSCGTSAATSKMVHGGLRYLQSLDVGVVRESLRERRAWQHVAPHLVQPLTFLLPTRTRREDWTYRLALSVYDGLSWDRDRLPASARHLRPTSHVAARDLIDLEPVLDQPLRGGLRYDDCHAFAPERAALGCVMDAVAHGACVANHVEVVGLTGDAPQQLQVLDRLTHTRLTIRARHIVNATGPWSDLIADRLGVAAPRRLVRSKGIHLVTRAITGRHALTVPVGGRHFFVIPWRDHSLIGTTDVPYDGSPDDVGVSETDIDDFLGTINRGLPAARLTRADVRWAYAGLRPLIAPRRGGTYRASRRADIVRERPGLHSAIGGKWTTSRALAEGCVDAVIGSLGIAARPCDTATAPLPGASLDDGPLVPDALDRRAADETRRLLGSHAERVFALARGTPALGAVIAARTFAAAIVVAVRDEMACTLGDIVFRRTGLSTLAPLPRATLSHVARLAQSELGWSDARCSAEVADVEAAYARVSMAPS